The genomic segment TGCCGAGCCGGTGCGCTTCCGCGTTGTCCATGTTCGCGAACTGCCGCGGCAGAAAGACGCGGCCCTCCGCCCCCATCCGCTCGACCTCCGCGATCGCCCCGCGGATGCCGAGCGCGGCCGGGGTGAACGCGACGTCCCCGCCGTAGGCGCGGATGATGAGCACCCGCTCGTTGCTCACGCCCTCGGGCATCACGGCCAGGAACTTCAGCCCCATCTGCGCGCACGCCAGCGCCAGCGCGATGCTCGTGCTGCCGCTGGACGCTTCCGCCACGCGGTCGCCGCACCTCACCCGGCCCTGGCGCCAGGCCTTTTCCAGAATGAACCGCGCGATGCGGTCCTTGGTGCTGCCGCTCGGGTTGAGGAACTCCAGTTTGCACCACACCGGCGGCCGGGCGGGGTCGAGCTGCACCGGTACCAGAGGGGGAGGGGCGATCCGGTTCAAATAGCGGTGACAGCCCGGCAACTCGACGGACATGGCTTCTCTCACGGGGGCGCCGAACATTTCTCACGCGCCCGCCTCTATACTGGAAAGGTGCGGGTCCGAACAGAGGTCGCGTATGCCGCGTGTTGTGCTGGCGATGAGTGGCGGGGTGGACAGTTCGGCGTCGGCCGTGCTGCTGAAGCGGCAGGGCTACGACGTGGTCGGGCTCTTCATGCGCACCGGCGCGCACTCCCACGAGGGCGATACCCGGCGCGACAACAAGAAGGGCTGCTGCTCCGCCATCGACGCGGGCGACGCCCGGCGCGTGGCGGACAAGCTCGACGTCCCGTTCTACGCGCTCGATTTCGAGGCCGAGTTCGGCCAGATCATCGACTACTTCGCGGCCGAGTACGCCCGCGGCCGCACGCCGAACCCGTGCGTGGTGTGCAACAACTGGCTGAAGTTCGGGCAGCTCTGGGCCTTCGGCCAGAAGCTCGGCGCGGACTTCATCGCCACCGGGCACTACGCCCGGGCCAAGGACGGCGAGCTCCACACGGGCGTCGATGGCGAGAAGGACCAGAGCTACGTGCTGCACGGGATCAAGCGGACCGTGCTGCCGCACCTGCTGTTCCCCGTCGGCGGGTACACCAAGCCGGAGATCCGGGCCATCGCCCGCGAGGCCGGCTTGCTCTCCGTGGCCGAGAAGCCCGACAGCGTGGAAATCTGCTTCGTCCCGAGCGGGAACCACACGGACGTGGTCCGGGCGCGCCGGCCGGAGGTGGCGGCGGCGGGCACGATCGTCGAGCGGGACGGCACCGTCCTCGGCGAACACGACGGCATCGACCGGTTCACGATCGGCCAACGGAAGGGGCTGGGCGTGGGCGGCGGGCGGAAGCGGTTCGTGCTGGAACTGCTCCCCGAAACGAACACGGTCGTCGTCGGCGACGAGGACGCGTTGCTCGCTTCGGGGCTCCGGGCGAGCGAGGTGAACTGGCTCATCGACGCCCCGGTGGCGCCGCTCACCTGCACCGCGAAGATCCGCTACCGGCACGCGGGCGTACCCGCGACCGTCACCGCCACGCCCGACGGCGGCGCGGAGGTGCGGTTCGACACCCCGCAACCGGCCGTGACGCCGGGGCAGGCGGTCGCGTTCTACGCCGGCACCCGCGTCCTCGGCGGCGGATGGATCAACAAGGCCGCCTCCGGCTGAAGCGAAGGGCAATGGGTGAAGTACGAACTGCGCACACACGACTCACTGTTCTTCACAACAGCCGAGGGCCAGGTGATCCCGGCCCTCGTGAACACCGTCGAAGTGCAATCAACTGATATAATTGAATTGTTACCGTGATTTCTATCTGGCGGCCCGACCCGTGGCAGTGAGGTGGCGGATGCCCGCCGAGCCGACCGGTGCCGAACCCGACCCCGGGCCCCCGAGCCCGGACGCCCCGAACCCGCGCCTGGTCGTGGGGATCGGCGCGTCGGCCGGTGGTTTGGAGGCCCTGGAGCGACTCTTCGAGGCCATGCCGACCGACACCGGCATGGCGTTCGTCGTCGTCCAGCACCTCTCGCCGGATTACAAGAGCCTGACCGACGACATCCTCGCCCGGCGGACCCGCCTCCCGATCCGCGTGGTCGAGGACGGGATGCCCGTCCGGCCGGACACCCTGTACCTGATCCCGCCCAAAAAGGACATGATCCTCAGCAGCGGCCGCCTGCTGCTCACCGACAAGGACCCCGGGCAGCTCGTCGCCCTCCCGATCGACCACTTCCTCCGGTCGCTCGCCCAGGAGGCGCGCGAGCGGGCGGTCGCGATCATCCTGTCGGGCACCGGCAGCGACGGGTCGCGCGGCGTTCAAGACGTTCACGAGGCCGGCGGGCTGGTGGTCGCGCAGGACCCCGAGACGGCCAAGTTCGACGGCATGCCCCGGAGCGCGATCGCCACCGGGACCACCGCCACGAGCCTCCCACCGGAACTGATGCCGGACGCACTGGTGAAGCACGCCAACTCGCCGCACAAGGACCTGGTCCCGCCCGCCCCGCCGGCCACCGGCGTCGCCGCGATCTTCCGGCTCCTCCGCGACGCCCACGGGATCGACTTCTCCCACTACAAGCCGGACACGGTCGCCCGCCGGCTGGACCGGCGGCTGGCCCTCGGCGACGCGCACGGGATCGAGGACTACGCCCGGCGCCTGGCCGAGGACCCGGCCGAGCTGAACGAGCTCTACAAGGACCTGCTGATCGGGGTCACGCACTTCTTCCGCGACGAGGAGGCGTTCGCCCGCCTCGCCCGGGACGTGCTCCCCGGGCGGCTCGAGCGGCTCGGCCCGGGCGAGGAGTTCCGCGCCTGGGTC from the Frigoriglobus tundricola genome contains:
- a CDS encoding PLP-dependent cysteine synthase family protein, encoding MSVELPGCHRYLNRIAPPPLVPVQLDPARPPVWCKLEFLNPSGSTKDRIARFILEKAWRQGRVRCGDRVAEASSGSTSIALALACAQMGLKFLAVMPEGVSNERVLIIRAYGGDVAFTPAALGIRGAIAEVERMGAEGRVFLPRQFANMDNAEAHRLGTAREVLDQIPGGRVDAVVSGVGTGGTLVGLFEGLRENGCRVVPVLARPINLTTAPEAECCSFSARIPGVADAISEIFQAERLPGLVTVEVRDVDALATTRELIRLGFPVGPSSGLNYCAAAEVLRKRNDPGTQVVTVFPDRMERYFTTELFKPFV
- the mnmA gene encoding tRNA 2-thiouridine(34) synthase MnmA, whose product is MPRVVLAMSGGVDSSASAVLLKRQGYDVVGLFMRTGAHSHEGDTRRDNKKGCCSAIDAGDARRVADKLDVPFYALDFEAEFGQIIDYFAAEYARGRTPNPCVVCNNWLKFGQLWAFGQKLGADFIATGHYARAKDGELHTGVDGEKDQSYVLHGIKRTVLPHLLFPVGGYTKPEIRAIAREAGLLSVAEKPDSVEICFVPSGNHTDVVRARRPEVAAAGTIVERDGTVLGEHDGIDRFTIGQRKGLGVGGGRKRFVLELLPETNTVVVGDEDALLASGLRASEVNWLIDAPVAPLTCTAKIRYRHAGVPATVTATPDGGAEVRFDTPQPAVTPGQAVAFYAGTRVLGGGWINKAASG